In Massilistercora timonensis, the following are encoded in one genomic region:
- a CDS encoding CTP synthase: MVKYVFVTGGVVSGLGKGITAASLGRLLKARGYQVTMQKFDPYINMDPGTMNPIQHGEVFVTDDGTETDLDLGHYERFIDENLDRHSNVTTGKIYWTVLQKERHGDYGGGTVQVIPHITNEIKSRFYRGKTPEEDRIAIIEVGGTVGDIESQPFLEAIRQFQHDVGKENAILLHVTLVPYLKASGELKTKPTQASVKELQGLGLRPDVLVCRSEYPLTVELKDKIALFCNVPSDHVLQNLDVEYLYEAPLSMEKEHLAQVVCDCLHIPCPEADLADWRTMVDNLRHPQSETEIAIVGKYIQLHDAYLSVVEALKHGGIAGRVNIHIRWVDSEEIERQGCEALLQGVDGILIPGGFGLRGTEGKIQAAGYAREKKIPFLGICLGMQMAIVEFARNVAGLLDAASTELNPDTLHPVIDLMPEQSGVENIGGTLRLGAYPCVLKEGTKAYALYGEKEIFERHRHRYEVNNDYRTILEEQGMTMAGLSPDGHIVEMIELKDHPFFVGTQGHPELKSRPNRAHPLFRGFVKAADTYGKEKKARRDQV; the protein is encoded by the coding sequence ATGGTAAAGTATGTATTTGTGACAGGAGGCGTGGTGTCCGGCCTGGGAAAGGGGATCACGGCAGCGTCCCTGGGAAGGCTTCTGAAGGCAAGAGGGTATCAGGTGACCATGCAGAAATTTGATCCCTATATCAATATGGATCCCGGCACCATGAACCCCATCCAGCACGGAGAAGTTTTTGTGACCGATGACGGCACGGAAACAGACCTGGACCTGGGGCATTATGAACGGTTTATTGATGAAAATCTGGACAGACATTCCAATGTGACCACCGGCAAGATTTACTGGACGGTGCTTCAGAAAGAGCGCCACGGGGATTACGGCGGGGGAACGGTGCAGGTGATCCCCCACATCACCAATGAGATCAAGAGCCGGTTCTACCGGGGGAAGACGCCGGAGGAAGACCGGATCGCCATCATAGAAGTGGGCGGAACGGTGGGGGATATTGAGAGCCAGCCCTTCCTGGAGGCTATCCGCCAGTTCCAGCACGATGTGGGAAAGGAAAACGCCATCCTGCTCCATGTGACCCTGGTGCCCTATCTGAAGGCTTCCGGGGAACTGAAGACCAAGCCTACCCAGGCCAGCGTTAAGGAGCTGCAGGGGCTGGGGCTCCGGCCGGACGTCCTGGTGTGCCGGTCGGAATATCCGCTGACCGTGGAGCTGAAAGACAAGATCGCCCTGTTCTGTAATGTTCCTTCCGATCACGTGCTCCAGAATCTGGATGTGGAATATCTCTATGAAGCGCCTCTTTCCATGGAGAAGGAACATCTGGCCCAGGTGGTGTGCGATTGTCTTCACATTCCCTGTCCCGAAGCCGATCTTGCAGACTGGCGGACTATGGTGGACAACTTAAGACATCCCCAGTCGGAGACGGAGATCGCCATTGTGGGAAAATACATCCAGCTTCACGACGCCTACTTAAGTGTGGTGGAAGCCCTGAAGCACGGCGGGATCGCCGGCCGGGTCAACATCCATATCCGCTGGGTGGATTCAGAAGAGATTGAAAGACAGGGCTGCGAAGCGCTGCTGCAAGGCGTGGACGGGATCCTGATCCCGGGCGGCTTTGGCCTGCGGGGAACGGAAGGGAAGATCCAGGCGGCAGGGTACGCCAGAGAAAAGAAGATCCCCTTCCTTGGGATCTGTCTGGGCATGCAGATGGCCATCGTGGAATTCGCAAGAAATGTGGCGGGGCTTCTGGACGCCGCCAGCACGGAGCTGAATCCGGACACCCTGCACCCGGTGATCGATCTTATGCCGGAGCAGAGCGGAGTGGAAAATATCGGAGGGACGCTGCGGCTTGGCGCCTACCCCTGCGTTCTGAAGGAAGGGACCAAAGCATATGCCCTTTACGGAGAGAAAGAGATCTTTGAGCGCCACAGACACCGGTACGAGGTGAACAACGATTACCGGACGATCCTGGAGGAACAGGGGATGACCATGGCGGGCCTTTCCCCGGACGGCCACATTGTGGAGATGATCGAACTAAAGGATCACCCCTTCTTTGTGGGGACCCAGGGGCATCCGGAACTGAAATCCAGACCCAACCGCGCCCATCCGTTGTTCCGGGGCTTTGTGAAAGCGGCGGACACGTATGGGAAGGAGAAAAAAGCAAGGAGGGACCAGGTATGA
- the gltB gene encoding glutamate synthase large subunit, which translates to MREQQKGLYSPAFEHDNCGIGAVVNSRGIKSHLTVERALHIVENLEHRAGKDAEGKTGDGVGILLQISHKFFSRVCKQADIQLGEEGEYGIAQLFFPQEELKRNQAKKMFEIIVEKEGMELLGFRKVPVHPEILGHKARECMPDIQQAFIKKPEQVEKGLDFDRKLYIARRVFEQSNDNTYVVSMSSRTIVYKGMFLVGQLRTFFGDLQDPDYESAIATVHSRFSTNTNPSWERAHPNRFIVHNGEINTIRGNADKMQAREETMESPHLKEQLHKVLPVVDRKGSDSAMLDNTLEFLVMSGMELPLAVMITIPEPWSNNQTLSQEIRDFYQYYATMMEPWDGPASIVFSDGELLGAVLDRNGLRPSRYYVMKNGDVILASEVGVLPLPEEEILQKERLHPGKMLLVDTRKQRILCDEEIKEIYAKARPYGEWLDSNLIRLKDLKIPNMQVEEVTPEQRRRLQKAFGYTYEEYRKSICEMALNGSEGIAAMGVDTPLAVLSQKPRPLFDYFKQLFAQVTNPPIDAIREEIVTSTTVYVGKDGNLLEETPDNCQVLKIENPILTSTDLLKIKNMKEKGFKVATVPITYYKSTRLERALARLFVEVDKAYKDGANILILSDRGVDENHVAIPSLLAVSAVHQHLVDTKKQTSLSLILESGEPREVHHFATLLGYGACAVNPYLALESIRELIEEGLLDKDYYAAVNDYCLAVLHGIVKIASKMGISTIQSYQGAKIFEAIGISEEVIHRYFAGTVSRVGGITLDDLAENVEALHSRAFDPLGRAVDLTLDSLGKHKMRSGGEEHRYNPATIHMLQKSTRMGDYRLFQEYTRMVDEERSGNLRSLMDFRFPQEGVPLEEVESVEEIVKRFKTGAMSYGSISQEAHETLAIAMNLLHGKSNTGEGGESEERLDSAGTKDDRCSAIKQVASARFGVTSRYLVSAKEIQIKMAQGAKPGEGGHLPARKVYPWIAKTRHSTPGVSLISPPPHHDIYSIEDLAQLIYDLKNANKYARISVKLVSEAGVGTVAAGVAKAGAQVILISGYDGGTGAAPESSIHNAGLPWELGLAETHQTLLKNGLRSRVMIETDGKLMSGRDVAIAALLGAEEFGFATAPLVTMGCVMMRVCNLDTCPVGVATQNPELRKRFAGKPEYVVNFMRFIAQELREYMAKLGVRTVDEMVGRTDLLMQKKAPEHSGAAALDLDAILKNPYGKEGACVTFRQEDVYDFRLEQTLDQRVLLKKFAPALKKGEPASVSLKVGNTDRTFGTILGAEITRKYPHGLPEDTLTVNGQGAGGQSFGAFIPRGLTLKLEGDTNDYFGKGLSGGKLILYPPRNRKYSARDNMIAGNVALYGATGGKAFISGIAGERFAVRNSGAYAVVEGVGEHGCEYMTGGRVVILGPTGKNFAAGMSGGIAYVLDEHNTLYKNLNKAMISIEPVESKADVHELKSLIEEHTACTGSSRGKEILEDFESYLPKFKKIIPDDYKRMLSLSMKLEEQGMTSEQAQMEAFTEVFSEV; encoded by the coding sequence ATGAGAGAACAGCAGAAGGGACTCTATAGTCCCGCATTTGAACATGACAACTGCGGGATCGGCGCCGTGGTGAACAGCCGGGGGATCAAAAGCCATCTGACGGTGGAGCGGGCGCTCCACATTGTGGAGAACCTGGAGCACCGGGCGGGAAAAGACGCAGAAGGGAAAACCGGCGACGGCGTGGGGATCCTGCTTCAGATCTCCCATAAATTCTTTTCCAGGGTCTGCAAACAGGCAGACATCCAGCTGGGAGAAGAAGGGGAGTACGGGATCGCCCAGCTTTTCTTCCCCCAGGAGGAGCTGAAACGCAACCAGGCGAAAAAGATGTTTGAGATCATCGTGGAGAAAGAAGGAATGGAGCTTCTGGGATTCCGTAAGGTTCCGGTCCATCCGGAGATTCTGGGACACAAAGCCAGGGAATGCATGCCTGATATCCAGCAGGCTTTTATCAAAAAGCCGGAGCAGGTGGAGAAGGGACTGGATTTTGACCGGAAGCTTTATATTGCAAGACGGGTGTTCGAGCAGAGCAACGACAACACCTATGTGGTCTCCATGTCCAGCCGGACCATTGTGTACAAAGGCATGTTCCTGGTAGGACAGCTTCGCACCTTCTTCGGAGATCTTCAGGATCCGGACTATGAATCGGCCATTGCCACCGTCCATTCCCGGTTTAGCACCAACACCAACCCCAGCTGGGAGAGGGCGCACCCCAACCGGTTCATCGTCCACAACGGGGAGATCAATACCATCCGGGGAAATGCGGACAAAATGCAGGCCAGGGAAGAGACCATGGAGTCGCCCCACCTGAAGGAACAGCTCCACAAAGTGCTTCCGGTGGTAGACCGTAAGGGATCGGATTCTGCCATGCTGGACAACACCCTGGAATTCCTGGTGATGAGCGGCATGGAACTGCCTCTGGCTGTGATGATCACCATTCCGGAGCCCTGGTCCAACAACCAGACCCTGTCCCAGGAGATCCGGGATTTCTACCAGTATTACGCCACCATGATGGAACCCTGGGACGGACCGGCTTCCATCGTATTCTCAGACGGGGAGCTTTTGGGAGCGGTGCTGGACCGCAACGGCCTGCGCCCATCCCGGTATTATGTGATGAAAAACGGAGATGTGATCCTGGCTTCCGAGGTGGGAGTCCTTCCTCTGCCGGAAGAAGAGATCCTGCAGAAAGAACGGCTCCACCCGGGGAAAATGCTTCTGGTGGATACCAGAAAGCAGCGGATCCTCTGTGATGAAGAGATCAAGGAGATCTACGCCAAGGCCCGGCCCTACGGGGAGTGGCTGGACAGCAATCTGATCCGGTTAAAGGACCTGAAGATCCCCAACATGCAGGTGGAGGAAGTGACGCCGGAGCAGAGAAGAAGACTGCAGAAGGCCTTTGGCTACACCTATGAAGAATACCGCAAATCCATCTGTGAGATGGCCTTAAACGGAAGCGAGGGCATTGCCGCCATGGGGGTGGATACTCCGCTGGCGGTGCTCTCCCAAAAGCCCCGTCCCCTGTTCGATTATTTTAAACAGCTGTTTGCCCAGGTTACCAATCCGCCCATTGACGCCATCCGGGAGGAGATCGTCACCAGCACCACGGTTTATGTGGGCAAAGACGGGAACCTGCTGGAGGAGACGCCGGACAACTGCCAGGTACTGAAGATTGAGAATCCGATCCTGACCAGCACGGACCTTCTGAAGATCAAAAACATGAAGGAGAAGGGATTTAAGGTGGCGACGGTGCCCATCACTTATTATAAGAGCACCCGGCTTGAGAGAGCCCTTGCCCGCCTTTTCGTGGAGGTGGATAAGGCTTACAAAGACGGCGCCAATATCCTGATCCTCTCTGACCGGGGCGTGGATGAAAACCATGTGGCCATTCCCTCTCTTCTGGCTGTGTCCGCGGTCCATCAGCACCTGGTGGACACTAAGAAGCAGACCTCTCTTTCCCTGATCCTGGAATCCGGAGAGCCCAGGGAGGTACATCATTTCGCAACTCTTCTGGGATACGGGGCCTGCGCGGTGAATCCCTATCTGGCGCTGGAATCCATCCGGGAGCTGATTGAAGAAGGGCTTCTTGACAAGGATTACTATGCGGCGGTCAATGACTACTGCCTGGCAGTGCTCCACGGCATTGTGAAGATCGCCTCCAAGATGGGGATCTCCACCATCCAGTCCTACCAGGGGGCCAAGATTTTTGAGGCCATCGGGATCTCAGAAGAAGTGATCCACCGGTATTTTGCCGGCACAGTGAGCCGGGTAGGCGGGATCACCCTGGATGATCTTGCGGAAAATGTAGAAGCCCTTCACTCCAGGGCCTTTGATCCCCTGGGAAGGGCGGTGGATCTGACCCTGGACAGCCTGGGAAAACACAAGATGAGGAGCGGCGGCGAGGAACACCGGTACAATCCGGCCACCATCCATATGCTGCAGAAATCCACCCGCATGGGGGACTACCGTCTCTTCCAGGAATATACCAGGATGGTGGATGAGGAGCGAAGCGGCAATCTTCGGTCCCTGATGGACTTCCGGTTCCCCCAGGAAGGAGTTCCTCTGGAAGAAGTGGAAAGTGTGGAAGAGATCGTAAAGCGGTTTAAGACCGGCGCCATGTCCTACGGGTCCATTTCCCAGGAGGCCCATGAGACTCTGGCCATCGCCATGAATCTGCTCCACGGGAAATCCAACACCGGAGAAGGAGGAGAAAGCGAGGAGCGTCTGGATTCCGCCGGGACCAAGGACGACCGGTGCTCGGCCATCAAGCAGGTGGCAAGCGCAAGGTTCGGGGTCACCAGCCGGTATCTGGTCAGCGCCAAAGAGATCCAGATCAAGATGGCACAGGGGGCAAAGCCTGGCGAGGGCGGCCATCTTCCGGCCAGGAAGGTCTACCCCTGGATCGCGAAGACCCGGCACTCCACGCCCGGAGTCAGCCTGATCTCCCCGCCGCCTCACCACGATATCTACTCCATCGAGGATCTGGCTCAGCTGATCTATGACCTGAAAAATGCCAATAAATACGCCCGTATTTCCGTAAAGCTGGTCTCCGAGGCAGGAGTGGGCACGGTGGCTGCCGGCGTGGCAAAGGCCGGGGCCCAGGTGATCCTGATCTCCGGTTATGACGGCGGCACCGGGGCGGCGCCGGAAAGCTCCATCCACAACGCTGGGCTTCCCTGGGAGCTTGGTCTTGCCGAGACTCACCAGACCTTACTGAAAAACGGCTTAAGGAGCCGGGTGATGATCGAGACCGACGGCAAGCTGATGAGCGGAAGAGACGTGGCCATCGCGGCCCTTCTGGGAGCAGAGGAATTTGGCTTTGCCACGGCGCCTCTGGTAACCATGGGCTGTGTGATGATGCGGGTCTGCAACCTGGATACCTGTCCGGTGGGCGTGGCGACCCAGAACCCGGAACTTCGGAAAAGATTTGCCGGGAAACCGGAGTATGTGGTGAACTTTATGAGATTTATCGCCCAGGAACTGCGGGAATATATGGCGAAACTGGGTGTGAGGACCGTGGATGAGATGGTGGGAAGGACAGACCTTCTTATGCAGAAGAAGGCTCCGGAACATTCCGGGGCGGCTGCGCTGGATCTTGACGCCATCCTTAAGAACCCTTACGGGAAAGAAGGCGCCTGCGTAACCTTCCGCCAGGAGGACGTCTATGACTTCCGGCTGGAACAGACTCTGGACCAGCGGGTGCTTCTGAAGAAGTTTGCCCCTGCGCTGAAGAAAGGGGAACCGGCTTCCGTCTCCCTGAAGGTAGGCAATACAGACCGGACCTTTGGCACCATCCTGGGTGCAGAGATCACCAGAAAGTATCCCCACGGCCTGCCGGAAGACACCCTTACCGTCAATGGACAGGGCGCCGGGGGACAGAGCTTCGGAGCCTTTATCCCCAGGGGGCTGACCCTTAAGCTGGAAGGAGATACCAACGATTATTTCGGCAAAGGACTGTCCGGCGGCAAGCTGATCCTGTATCCGCCCAGGAACCGGAAGTATTCCGCCCGTGACAACATGATCGCCGGAAATGTGGCCCTCTACGGCGCCACCGGCGGCAAAGCCTTTATCAGCGGGATCGCAGGGGAACGGTTCGCTGTGCGAAATTCCGGCGCTTATGCGGTGGTGGAAGGCGTGGGAGAGCATGGCTGTGAATATATGACCGGAGGCCGCGTGGTGATCTTAGGCCCTACGGGAAAGAACTTCGCCGCAGGTATGAGCGGCGGCATCGCCTACGTACTGGATGAACACAACACCCTTTATAAAAATCTGAACAAAGCTATGATCTCCATCGAACCGGTGGAGAGTAAGGCGGACGTCCATGAACTGAAAAGCCTGATTGAGGAGCATACGGCTTGCACCGGCTCCAGTCGTGGAAAAGAGATCCTTGAGGATTTCGAGAGCTATCTTCCCAAGTTCAAGAAGATCATTCCCGACGATTATAAGAGAATGCTGTCTCTTAGCATGAAGCTGGAGGAGCAGGGCATGACCTCGGAACAGGCACAGATGGAAGCGTTTACAGAAGTATTTTCGGAGGTGTAG
- a CDS encoding glutamate synthase subunit beta, with amino-acid sequence MGKPTGFLEYERIDAAQIPPAERIRNFQEFKKPLTLEEQSLQGARCMECGVPFCQAGQMIAGMASGCPLHNLVPETNDLVYRGKWKLAYERLSKTHSFPEFTSHVCPALCEAACTCGLNGDPVSTKDNEKAIIETAWEKGWVTPKIPPVRTGKKVAVVGSGPSGLAAAQELNRKGHLVTVYERRDRVGGLLRYGIPNMKLEKSLIDRRVALMEAEGVVFQTSVDVGKDVKAKDLLKEYDRVVLACGASNPRDIKVPGRDAGNIAFAVDFLTSVTKSLLDSDLKDGSFLPVKGKHVLVIGGGDTGNDCVGTAIRLGARSVTQLEMMPKPPEGRAAGNPWPEWPKVLKTDYGQEEAIAVFGKDPRIYQTTVTEFLKDEKGNVAKARIVSLEPKKDEKTGRMNMVPVEGTQKVVEAQLVLIAAGFLGSQPYVTDAFQVELDPRTNVHTEPGAYQTSVPGVFTCGDMHRGQSLVVWAITEGRKAAEAVDHDLMGY; translated from the coding sequence ATGGGAAAGCCAACAGGATTTTTAGAATATGAGAGAATAGACGCGGCGCAGATCCCTCCCGCAGAGCGGATCCGCAATTTTCAGGAATTTAAAAAGCCATTGACTTTGGAGGAGCAATCCCTTCAGGGGGCCCGGTGTATGGAATGCGGCGTTCCCTTCTGCCAGGCGGGCCAGATGATTGCAGGGATGGCTTCCGGCTGCCCCTTGCACAACCTGGTGCCGGAGACCAACGACCTGGTATACCGGGGGAAATGGAAGCTGGCCTATGAGCGCCTCTCCAAGACCCACAGCTTCCCGGAGTTCACAAGCCATGTCTGTCCGGCCCTCTGCGAGGCTGCCTGTACCTGCGGGCTGAACGGAGATCCGGTGAGTACGAAAGACAATGAGAAAGCCATCATTGAGACTGCCTGGGAAAAAGGCTGGGTAACGCCAAAGATCCCGCCTGTTCGCACCGGCAAGAAGGTCGCGGTGGTGGGTAGCGGCCCTTCCGGGCTTGCGGCTGCGCAGGAACTGAACCGGAAAGGCCACCTGGTCACCGTATATGAGAGAAGGGACCGGGTGGGAGGACTTCTCCGCTACGGGATCCCCAATATGAAACTGGAGAAATCCCTGATCGACCGGAGAGTGGCGCTGATGGAAGCGGAAGGGGTTGTTTTCCAGACCTCTGTGGACGTGGGAAAAGACGTAAAAGCAAAGGATCTTCTGAAGGAATATGACCGGGTGGTCCTGGCCTGCGGAGCGTCCAACCCAAGGGATATCAAGGTGCCGGGAAGAGACGCGGGAAATATTGCCTTTGCCGTAGATTTCCTGACTTCCGTGACCAAAAGCCTGCTGGACTCGGATCTGAAGGACGGATCCTTCCTCCCGGTAAAGGGAAAGCATGTGCTGGTCATCGGCGGCGGAGACACGGGCAACGACTGTGTGGGAACGGCGATCCGCCTGGGTGCAAGATCGGTCACTCAGCTGGAAATGATGCCAAAGCCGCCGGAAGGAAGAGCTGCGGGCAATCCCTGGCCGGAATGGCCCAAAGTGCTGAAGACCGACTACGGGCAGGAAGAAGCCATCGCCGTCTTTGGTAAGGATCCCAGGATCTACCAGACCACGGTGACAGAATTTCTGAAGGATGAGAAGGGGAATGTGGCAAAGGCCCGGATCGTCAGCCTGGAACCAAAGAAAGACGAGAAGACCGGACGGATGAACATGGTGCCTGTAGAAGGGACCCAGAAGGTGGTGGAGGCCCAGCTGGTGCTGATCGCCGCCGGATTCCTGGGAAGTCAGCCGTATGTGACCGACGCCTTTCAGGTGGAACTGGATCCAAGGACCAATGTGCACACAGAACCCGGGGCATATCAGACCAGCGTGCCGGGAGTGTTTACCTGCGGGGATATGCACCGGGGCCAGTCTCTGGTGGTGTGGGCCATTACGGAGGGAAGAAAGGCCGCGGAGGCGGTGGACCACGACCTGATGGGATATTAA
- the glnA gene encoding type I glutamate--ammonia ligase codes for MGKYTREDILRMAEEEDVEFIRLQFTDMFGTMKNIAIPFGKLEKAMDNECVIDASSMESFYRNEEEDMYLHPDLDTFCILPWRPQQGKVARFICDIYKADGTPYKESPRYILQEAVKKAKEKGYTFKVNPECEFFLFHTDDNGAPTTLTHERAGFMDLSPVDLGENARRDIVLTLEEMGYEVASSHHEIAPGQHEIDFTMSDVMETADKLMTFKVAVRTIAKRHGLHATFMPKPKAEVNGSGMHINMALYQDGKNVFEDPADRLGLSREAYGFLAGVMEHIRGMTAVFNPLVNSYKRLVPGFEAPSDVTWSATQRTALVKVCRGMKEEKTIELRSPDPSANPYLVFALCLEAGIHGMEQGLEAPPELVKSIRELSEEEKKEQGIQALPENLSVALFEMEQDPWVEETLGASFLEHYKKGKRKEWKSYMKQVSEWELAQYLYQI; via the coding sequence ATGGGGAAATACACCAGAGAGGATATCTTACGCATGGCAGAGGAGGAAGACGTGGAATTTATCCGTCTTCAGTTTACCGATATGTTTGGTACCATGAAGAATATCGCGATCCCGTTTGGCAAGCTGGAAAAAGCCATGGATAACGAATGTGTCATCGACGCTTCTTCCATGGAAAGCTTCTACAGAAATGAAGAGGAGGACATGTATCTCCATCCGGATCTTGATACTTTCTGCATTCTGCCCTGGCGGCCCCAGCAGGGGAAGGTGGCCAGATTTATCTGCGATATCTATAAGGCGGACGGCACGCCCTACAAAGAAAGCCCCAGGTATATCCTTCAGGAGGCGGTAAAGAAAGCAAAGGAGAAAGGATATACCTTTAAGGTCAATCCGGAGTGTGAGTTCTTCCTGTTCCATACCGACGACAACGGGGCGCCCACCACGCTGACCCATGAGCGGGCGGGCTTTATGGACTTAAGTCCGGTGGACCTGGGAGAAAACGCAAGGAGAGACATTGTGCTGACTCTGGAGGAGATGGGATATGAAGTGGCTTCTTCCCATCACGAGATCGCCCCGGGGCAGCATGAGATTGATTTTACCATGTCGGATGTGATGGAGACGGCGGACAAGCTGATGACCTTCAAGGTGGCGGTGCGGACCATCGCCAAGCGCCACGGCCTTCACGCCACGTTTATGCCAAAGCCAAAGGCGGAGGTGAATGGTTCCGGCATGCACATCAATATGGCCCTGTATCAAGACGGCAAAAATGTATTTGAAGATCCGGCCGACCGGCTGGGACTCAGCCGTGAGGCCTATGGATTCCTGGCCGGTGTCATGGAGCATATCCGGGGGATGACGGCTGTGTTCAATCCGCTGGTGAATTCCTACAAGCGGCTGGTGCCGGGATTTGAGGCGCCTTCGGATGTAACCTGGTCCGCCACCCAGAGAACGGCCCTTGTCAAAGTGTGCCGGGGAATGAAAGAAGAGAAGACCATAGAACTGAGAAGTCCGGATCCGTCGGCCAATCCTTACCTGGTGTTCGCCCTGTGCCTGGAGGCAGGGATCCACGGGATGGAACAGGGACTGGAAGCCCCGCCGGAACTGGTGAAAAGTATCCGGGAGCTCTCGGAGGAAGAGAAGAAGGAGCAGGGGATCCAGGCGCTTCCGGAGAATCTGAGCGTTGCGTTATTTGAGATGGAACAAGACCCCTGGGTGGAAGAGACCCTTGGAGCTTCTTTCCTGGAGCATTATAAAAAGGGAAAGAGAAAAGAGTGGAAGAGTTATATGAAGCAGGTCTCCGAGTGGGAGCTTGCCCAGTATCTGTACCAGATCTGA
- a CDS encoding ANTAR domain-containing protein — protein MSIIIVALPKMEDAKRIRKILMSHGFEHVVSCTTASAALIEANQHQRGLFISSCRLPDMHYTQLLECMPRYFEMLLIGSPNVVSAAGGGIIAVTMPVKVYDLVNTVEMVLHQVERRYKKDKKGPKKRSEQEENYIRNAKYLLMDRNHLTEEAAYRYIQKCSMDNGTNMVETAQMILRLICDEIE, from the coding sequence ATGAGCATCATCATTGTGGCATTACCCAAGATGGAAGATGCAAAGCGGATACGGAAGATCCTGATGAGTCACGGATTTGAACATGTGGTATCCTGTACGACTGCCTCCGCAGCTTTAATCGAGGCAAACCAGCACCAGAGGGGGTTGTTCATCAGCAGCTGCCGGCTGCCGGATATGCATTACACCCAGCTTCTGGAATGCATGCCCCGGTATTTTGAGATGCTGCTGATCGGTTCCCCCAATGTGGTAAGCGCGGCAGGAGGCGGGATCATCGCCGTCACCATGCCGGTGAAGGTCTATGACCTTGTCAATACCGTGGAGATGGTCCTCCATCAGGTGGAGCGCAGGTATAAGAAGGACAAAAAAGGTCCAAAGAAGAGGAGCGAGCAGGAAGAAAACTATATCCGCAACGCCAAGTATCTTCTGATGGACCGGAATCACCTGACAGAGGAAGCCGCTTACCGGTATATCCAGAAATGCAGTATGGACAACGGGACCAATATGGTGGAGACGGCCCAGATGATCCTGCGGCTGATCTGTGATGAGATCGAGTGA